A segment of the bacterium genome:
TTGGTTAAATGGATCCCGGTGTGTAGATACTTGAAACTAGGGCGGATGCACTGCTTGGTCGGTCAAGGCCCTTCAGCGCGTAGGTGGATGATTCTAAAAATGAATCGAATGATGGTCAGATTCATTATATTAAAAAGCGGGTTAAGACGCAAGCATTTTTTTCTTGCGCTGTAAATATCCGGCCTTTCAGGGTAGGCCTTGACTTGTTGAGCGATATTTGTTATTTTTCAATCAGACCGGTCCCCTTTTTCATCCGCTGGATTGTGAGGATCTTTCATGCTCAAGGAAATCATCCAAGCTGCGCGCGGCCAGATCAAATCCACTCTGGTGCTCAAGAACGGCCGGGTCATCAATGTCTTTTCCGGCGAAATCGAAGAGGCCGATGTCGCCATCTACCGGGACACAATCGTCGGCATCGGCAAAGACTATGCCGGAGACGAGGAGACGGACATCAGAGGCCTATATCTGTCACCGGGCTTTATCGACGGTCATGTGCACATCGAGAGCTCGATGGTGGAGGTGCCGCAATTTGCCAGAGCGGTGGTGCCCCTGGGTACGACTTCGGTGATCGCAGATCCTCACGAGATCGCCAACATCTTTGGCTATGAGGGGATCCGCTACATGATGGAGGCCAGCAAATACAATCCACTCAATGTGTTCTTTATGCTCTCTTCGTGCGTGCCCGCATCTCCCCTGGAGACCGCAGGTTCCGAGCTACGGGCCTTCGACCTCTTTCCCTTTCTGCGGGAAAAATGGGTGCTGGGACTGGCGGAAGTCATGAATTATCCCGGCGTGCTTAATGCGGAACCGGATGTGCTGGATAAGATCAAGATCGTGCCGGACAAACGGGTGGACGGCCATGCGCCGGCGCTTTCCGGCAGAGATCTGAACAGCTATATCGCCGCGGGCGTGCAATCGGATCACGAGTGCACCACGGTGGAAGAGGCCCGGGAAAAACTGGCTCGCGGCATGTTTGTCATGATCCGCGAGGGTTCGGGGACCAAGAACCTGCTCGATCTGCTGCCGCTGATCAAGCCGGAAAATGAGCGGCGATGCTTTTTTTGCACCGACGACCGCCATCCCAACGACATCCTTGGAGAAGGGCACATCAATTTCATGGTCAGATCCGCCATCCGCGCAGGTTTGGCGCCCATCACTGCTATCCGTATGGCCACACTCAACACCGCCGAATACTTTGGTTTGCACAAGCTGGGTGCGATCGGACCGGGAAGACTGGCGGATTTGCTGCTGTTCGATGATTTCACCGATCTCTCCATCCGCCGAGTGTACAAGAACGGCCGGTTGGTCGCACGGGACGGCGTCCCGGTTTACGACCTTGCCAGCCGTCCCCCAGCCACTTTGCGCAGCTCGGTGAATATCAAATGGCTGGAGGGCGATGAATTCATCATCCCCAGCCGCGGCCAACGATGCCGCGTGATCGGCATCATACCGGATCAGATTGTCACCAACAGCCTGGTGATGGAGCCCACGGTTCATGACGGACAGGTGGTCTCTGACATCAGCCGGGATCTCTTGCGCCTCTACGTCGTTGAACGCCACCGGGCTTCAGGCCGTATCGGCAAAGGTCTGGTGCATGGCTTTCAACTCAAACGCGGCGCTCTGGCCACCTCCATCGGCCATGACAGCCACAATATCATCGCGATCGGCGTTAGCGATAACGACGTGATCAAAGCGGTCACCACGATCAACAAGATGGGCGGCGGCATTGCGCTGGTGAACGCCGGCCGGGTGATCGAGTCCCTGGAACTGCCCATCGCCGGTCTCATGTCCGATAAACCCCTGGAGGAGGTAAGCAGCCGCACCCGCGCTCTGG
Coding sequences within it:
- the ade gene encoding adenine deaminase, producing the protein MLKEIIQAARGQIKSTLVLKNGRVINVFSGEIEEADVAIYRDTIVGIGKDYAGDEETDIRGLYLSPGFIDGHVHIESSMVEVPQFARAVVPLGTTSVIADPHEIANIFGYEGIRYMMEASKYNPLNVFFMLSSCVPASPLETAGSELRAFDLFPFLREKWVLGLAEVMNYPGVLNAEPDVLDKIKIVPDKRVDGHAPALSGRDLNSYIAAGVQSDHECTTVEEAREKLARGMFVMIREGSGTKNLLDLLPLIKPENERRCFFCTDDRHPNDILGEGHINFMVRSAIRAGLAPITAIRMATLNTAEYFGLHKLGAIGPGRLADLLLFDDFTDLSIRRVYKNGRLVARDGVPVYDLASRPPATLRSSVNIKWLEGDEFIIPSRGQRCRVIGIIPDQIVTNSLVMEPTVHDGQVVSDISRDLLRLYVVERHRASGRIGKGLVHGFQLKRGALATSIGHDSHNIIAIGVSDNDVIKAVTTINKMGGGIALVNAGRVIESLELPIAGLMSDKPLEEVSSRTRALVAACRTLGVTLADPLMTLSFMALPVIPQLKLTDRGLVDVQTFTHVDLFIE